A single Hypanus sabinus isolate sHypSab1 chromosome 24, sHypSab1.hap1, whole genome shotgun sequence DNA region contains:
- the LOC132380780 gene encoding zinc finger protein 229-like, protein MSFTCSDCGKGFTQSSYLLKHQLVHTGEKPFTCSDCGKRFTRSFHLKLHQSVHTGVRPFTCSECGKGFTRPSYLHLHQRVHTGERPFTCSDCGKGFTRSSSLLEHQQVHTGDRLYTCSDCGKGYTQLCNLQRHRLVHTGERPFICSDCGKGFIQSCQLKDHLRIHTGEMLFTCSECGKGFNRPSHLHTHQRVHTGEKPFTCSLCGKGFAEASPLKRHQRVHTGEKPFTCSECGKAFTSLYGQQRHQSIHTGEKPFTCSDCGKGFPVSSELKLHRRIHTGERPFTCSECGKAFTSSSSLHRHQSVHTGEKPFTCSDCGKGFPHSTQLKQHQRVHTGEKPFTCSDCGKGFPHSTQLKQHQRVHTGERPFICSECGKEFSQSSNLVTHYRVHTGKNMK, encoded by the coding sequence AtgtcgttcacctgctcagactgtgggaagggattcactcagtcatcttaTCTACTGAaacaccagttagttcacactggagagaaaccattcacctgttcagactgtgggaagcgattcactcggtcatttcatCTGAAgctccaccagtccgttcacACAGGAgtgaggcctttcacctgctctgaatgtgggaagggattcactcggccaTCCTACCTACAtttacaccagcgagttcacactggggagaggccgttcacctgctcagactgtgggaagggattcactcggtcatcttccCTATTggaacaccagcaagttcacactggggacaggTTATACACCTGCtccgactgtgggaagggatacaCACAGTTATGCAACCTACAAAGACACCGGTTAGTTCACacgggggagaggccattcatctgctcagactgtgggaagggattcattcagtcatgcCAACTGAAGGATCATCTGCGAATCCACACTGGAGAGATGCTATTtacttgctctgaatgtgggaaggggttcaatCGGCCTTCCCACCTGCacacacaccagcgagttcacactggggagaaaccattcacctgctcactttgtgggaagggattcgctgaaGCATCTCCACTGAAgcgacaccagcgagttcacactggggagaagccattcacctgctctgaatgtgggaaggcattcactagCTTATACGGCCAACAAAGACACCAGTCaattcatactggggagaaaccattcacctgctcagactgtggtaagGGATTCCCTGTTTCCTCTGAGCTGAAACTACACcggcgaattcacactggggagaggccattcacttgctctgaatgtgggaaggcattcactagCTCATCCAGCCTAcatagacaccagtcagttcacactggggagaaaccatttacctgttcagattgtgggaagggattccctcACTCAACTCAACTGAAgcaacaccagcgagttcacactggggagaaaccatttacctgctcagattgtgggaagggattccctcACTCAACTCAACTGAAgcaacaccagcgagttcacactggggagcgaccgttcatctgctctgaatgtgggaaggaattcagtcagtcatccaaccttgtgacgcactaccgagttcacactgggaaaaaTATGAAGTAA